A genomic region of Candidatus Hydrogenedentota bacterium contains the following coding sequences:
- the ribD gene encoding bifunctional diaminohydroxyphosphoribosylaminopyrimidine deaminase/5-amino-6-(5-phosphoribosylamino)uracil reductase RibD gives MDADAKYLRRALELAARGRGRTSPNPMVGCVIVRGGRVLGEGFHAKAGEPHAEVNAIAAAGGDIRGATVYLNLEPCAHEGRTPPCVDLLIEKKPGRVVAAMADPKPLVNGRGIDRLRDAGIRVDVGLLEAEARRLNEVFVKYITTGRPFVIAKCGMTLDGKIATRTGHSKWVTGEEARRMVHQLRNEVDAILVGSRTVMLDDPSLTTRLNGDETHDPIRVILDGEEYLDANRRVFHVASDAATWVVVPEGSSCPPADDVLHVASDKGGIDIAALMDVLGQRRVTSLLIEGGGTTHASAFEASVVDKVWIFVAPKIVGGREAITPVEGEGVATMDEAIVLTDMTVKQVGEDLLIEAYVKRD, from the coding sequence ATGGATGCAGATGCGAAGTACCTGCGGCGCGCGCTCGAACTGGCGGCGCGGGGGCGCGGGCGCACCAGCCCGAACCCGATGGTGGGGTGCGTAATCGTCCGAGGCGGGCGCGTGCTGGGGGAAGGTTTCCACGCGAAGGCGGGCGAGCCGCACGCGGAGGTGAACGCGATTGCCGCGGCGGGTGGCGACATCCGTGGCGCCACGGTCTACCTCAATCTGGAGCCGTGTGCGCATGAAGGCAGGACCCCGCCGTGTGTGGACCTGCTCATCGAGAAGAAGCCGGGCCGGGTCGTGGCGGCCATGGCCGACCCCAAGCCGCTCGTGAACGGGCGCGGCATCGACCGGCTGCGCGACGCGGGCATCCGCGTCGACGTGGGTTTGCTCGAAGCGGAGGCGCGGCGGCTGAACGAGGTGTTCGTGAAATACATCACCACGGGCCGCCCTTTCGTAATCGCGAAATGCGGCATGACGCTGGACGGCAAGATCGCGACGCGCACCGGCCACTCGAAGTGGGTGACCGGCGAAGAGGCCCGGCGGATGGTCCACCAGTTGCGCAACGAGGTGGACGCGATCCTCGTCGGCAGCCGCACGGTCATGCTGGACGACCCGAGCCTCACGACGCGCCTCAACGGCGATGAAACGCACGATCCCATCCGCGTCATCCTGGACGGCGAGGAGTATTTGGACGCGAACCGGCGCGTGTTCCACGTGGCGAGCGACGCCGCGACCTGGGTCGTAGTCCCCGAAGGCAGCAGTTGCCCGCCCGCGGACGACGTGCTGCACGTCGCGTCGGACAAGGGGGGCATCGACATCGCCGCGCTGATGGACGTGCTCGGGCAGCGGCGGGTCACGTCGCTGCTCATCGAGGGCGGCGGCACGACCCACGCATCGGCGTTCGAGGCGAGCGTGGTGGACAAGGTCTGGATCTTTGTGGCGCCGAAGATCGTGGGCGGCCGTGAGGCAATCACGCCGGTCGAAGGCGAAGGCGTAGCGACGATGGACGAGGCGATCGTCTTGACGGATATGACGGTGAAGCAGGTGGGCGAGGACCTGCTCATCGAAGCGTATGTGAAGAGGGACTGA
- a CDS encoding riboflavin synthase: MFTGIIEEVGAVSRRSGADLTILAKTVLDGTKTGDSICVDGTCLTVAALLSEGFVVQVSPETFARTTLGRLRAGHAVNLERAMALGARLGGHLVLGHVDGVGQVDSVKDQGDFQLWRFRAPDEVAKYLVPKGSISIDGISLTVVEPRGAEFSVAVIPATLRSTTLSARRPGDPVNMEADIIGKHVYHYVKEGRGGLTQEKLSRFGFV; the protein is encoded by the coding sequence ATGTTCACCGGGATCATCGAGGAAGTAGGCGCGGTGTCGCGCCGCTCCGGGGCGGACCTGACCATCCTGGCCAAGACCGTGCTCGACGGGACCAAAACCGGCGACAGTATCTGCGTGGACGGCACCTGCCTCACCGTCGCGGCGCTGCTCTCGGAGGGCTTCGTGGTCCAGGTTTCGCCGGAGACCTTCGCGCGCACGACGCTAGGGCGCCTGCGCGCGGGACACGCGGTCAATCTGGAGCGCGCGATGGCCCTGGGCGCGCGTCTCGGTGGGCATCTCGTGCTCGGACACGTGGACGGCGTAGGCCAGGTGGACAGCGTGAAGGACCAAGGCGATTTCCAGCTCTGGCGCTTCCGCGCGCCGGACGAAGTGGCAAAGTATCTGGTTCCGAAAGGCTCGATCAGCATTGACGGCATCAGCCTGACGGTGGTAGAGCCGCGCGGCGCGGAGTTTTCGGTGGCCGTCATCCCGGCGACGCTGCGGAGCACGACCTTGTCCGCGCGGCGGCCCGGCGATCCCGTGAATATGGAGGCGGACATCATCGGCAAGCACGTCTATCATTACGTGAAAGAGGGGCGTGGCGGGTTGACGCAGGAGAAATTGTCCCGATTCGGATTCGTGTGA
- a CDS encoding bifunctional 3,4-dihydroxy-2-butanone-4-phosphate synthase/GTP cyclohydrolase II, whose translation MLTPIPEILEELRQGRMIILVDDEDRENEGDLVIAAEKVTPEAINFMAKHGRGLICMPMSPERIRELDLPPMTTDNTSRFGTAFHVSFEAASGITTGISAYDRARSILVAADPGSTARDLVRPGHVFPLCAREGGVLVRAGQTEGSIDLLRLAGMRPASVICEIMNDDGTMARMPHLEQFADKHGLKICSIEELITYRRRNEKLIRRIVETRLPTRYGEFKLIVYETDVDDYQHIALVKGQVDAGGDVLVRVHSECFTGDVLGSLRCDCGSQLQRAMQLIEEAGEGVLVYMRQEGRGIGLVNKLKAYALQDQGMDTVEANVHLGFEPDPREYGIGAQILNDLGVRRMQLLTNNPVKRAGIEGYGLEVTGRVPLTTPVNEHNQRYLDTKREKLGHLL comes from the coding sequence ATGTTGACGCCAATCCCGGAAATACTGGAAGAGCTGCGGCAAGGGCGCATGATCATACTGGTCGATGACGAAGACCGGGAGAATGAGGGGGACCTCGTCATTGCCGCGGAGAAGGTCACGCCGGAGGCGATCAATTTCATGGCCAAGCATGGCCGGGGCCTCATCTGCATGCCCATGAGCCCGGAACGCATCCGGGAACTCGACCTGCCGCCCATGACGACGGACAACACGTCGCGTTTCGGCACGGCGTTCCATGTGTCGTTCGAGGCCGCCTCGGGCATCACGACGGGTATCAGCGCGTACGACCGCGCCCGCTCCATTCTCGTCGCGGCGGACCCGGGCTCGACCGCGCGCGATCTCGTGCGGCCCGGGCACGTGTTCCCGTTGTGCGCGCGCGAGGGCGGCGTGCTCGTGCGCGCGGGCCAGACCGAGGGTTCCATAGACCTGCTGCGGCTCGCGGGCATGCGCCCCGCCTCGGTGATCTGCGAAATCATGAATGACGACGGCACCATGGCGCGGATGCCGCACCTCGAACAGTTCGCCGACAAGCACGGTCTCAAGATCTGCTCGATCGAGGAATTGATCACCTACCGCCGCCGCAACGAGAAGCTTATCCGCCGCATCGTGGAGACGCGCCTGCCAACGCGCTACGGCGAGTTCAAGCTCATCGTTTACGAGACCGACGTGGACGACTACCAGCACATCGCGCTCGTGAAGGGACAGGTGGACGCCGGCGGCGACGTGCTCGTGCGCGTGCATTCGGAATGCTTCACCGGCGACGTGCTCGGCTCGTTGCGCTGCGATTGCGGCAGCCAGTTGCAGCGGGCCATGCAGTTGATTGAGGAGGCGGGCGAGGGCGTGCTCGTCTACATGCGCCAGGAAGGGCGCGGGATCGGGCTTGTGAACAAGTTGAAAGCGTATGCGCTTCAGGACCAGGGCATGGACACTGTGGAGGCGAACGTGCACCTGGGTTTCGAACCCGACCCGCGCGAATACGGAATTGGCGCGCAAATCCTGAACGACCTCGGCGTGCGCAGGATGCAACTGCTGACGAACAACCCGGTGAAACGCGCCGGGATCGAGGGCTACGGCCTGGAAGTCACGGGCCGTGTGCCGTTGACGACGCCGGTTAACGAACATAACCAGCGGTATCTGGACACGAAACGGGAAAAACTGGGGCATTTGCTCTAG